The window AAGGATATTGTTTACCTACTCCGGAAAGAGGAGCCAATAAGACTTTTGTTTCTTTTGGAACTTTTATACCGGCATTTTCCGCTATGCTTACTGCTGATTTACCAACTATAGCGGGATTCAAACTTCCATCAGGTCTAAAGGCATACTTTTCTAACTTATAGATTTCCTCAGGGTTTAAAATTACCCCTCTCATCTCAATAAAGATTCTTTTCACTTCATCTGCAATGCATTTTTCGCAAATCACCGATTGTTCAGAAGCACAAATTGTACCGTTGTCAAAGGTTTTACTCTCTATAATGGCTTTTACTGCGTCTTTAACATTTGCGCTCCTTTCAATATATGCAGGGACATTTCCAGGACCAACACCATATGCAGGTTTTCCTGAACTATATGCAGCTTTCACCATATCTGAACCGCCGGTAGCCAATATTAAATTTACATCAGGGTGTTTCATTAATGCTTGAGTTGCTTCCAAGGTTGGAGTGGATATACAGCCCAATATTCCTTCTGGTGCTCCTGCCCTTACTGCAGCTTTATGCAGTATTTCAACTGCTTGAGAGGTGCAATCAGCTGCCCTGGGATGTGGGCTAAAAACTATAGCGTTCCTTGCTTTTACAGAGATCAAAGATTTGAATATGGCTGTAGACGTGGGATTTGTGGTAGGAGTCAATCCTGCAATAACACCTACAGGTTCTGCAATTTCACACACCTTGTTTACTTCATCTATTTTAATAAATCCTACCGTCTTCAAGTCTTTTATAGCTTCATATACCCTTTTGGCAGCAAATAGATTTTTAATTACCTTGTGTTCATATACCCCAATGTCCGTTTCTTCTACAGCTACTCTTGCAAGCCAGTCTGAAGCTGCTGCAGCTTCTTCAGACATCGCTTTAACTATTTCATCAATTTTTTCCTGGGGATAGGTGTCTAGAATCTTTTGTGCTTCCTTGGCTTTTGCTACTAAATTCCTCACTTCCTGTATTGCTAAAAGATCCTTATCTATTTTTATCATCCTTTTCTACACCTCCTTACTGAAATATTTTATTAATAGTTCTAATATTTCACTCTTTCTCATTGAATCTACTTTTTCTCCCCTTATTTCTTTCCCTAAAAGTTCTTTTGCAACCCTCCTGAGATTCTTTGCACTTAATTTATCAATACTATTGTTTTGTTCTAAAATGCTTTTTAATTGCTCATTTTTTAATAATTCCTTTATTTTATTTGTTATTCCAGTTAAGTCCGTTTCTTCTAATTTTTCTACTTTCTCATTTTTTTCGGTATTTTCTCTATTTTTGATATCTTTTCTTATATCAGTATCGTCAGGTATCTTTTCATCTTGCAAACCTTCCATTTCCTTTTCAGTTACTACCTCATTTTCTTCTTTTTTATAATTATCAATAACTTCTTTTGTTTCTAAATCTTCAACTACATTCTCTTCTCTTTTAAACTCCTTATTTTGTTCATCTTCTTCCTTCTTTTCTTCCTTCATTGTCTCTTTTACTTCTGTCTTCTCTTCAATCATATATTCATATTTATTCTGTACTTTCCCGTCGATAATAACAATTGAATTTTCATCCATCCTCGGTATTATATTAAAACTTATAGCTTTCCCTATTTTTTTTGCTGCAGCAAAGCCTGTATCTACCGCAGCTTTTACAGCACCTACATCTCCCGTGATTATTGTAGTAACCAAACCTCCAGTAGTATATCTAAAAGCATACAATTTGACATTAGCAGCTTTTAATGCTGCGTCGGTCGCTTCAATTGCTGGAACCAATCCGTAGGTTTCTATAAAACCGAAAGCTTTATTTTCCATTACCTTCTCCCCTAATATCTTTTGGGATATTTAGCAACTTCCATAACCGCCGCTGCAAAAGCATCACACGCTGCTTTACATGCAGATTGTGAACCTGTCAAATGCCCACCAGCAAAGTTTGTTTCACTCGGAGGTCCAAAGAATGAAGTCAACTTAACTTCTGCTGCTTTTATTGCAGCATCAAGTGCATACATGGCTTCAATAGGTGGCGCTATCAAGTAAGCTATAGGTGAACCTTCTGGTATATTATTTATTTTTGAAAGATAAGAACCTGTTCTTGAAATACATTGAGCATAAAAAGCAATTTGTCCTTCTTCATCTGCAGCCCAAAAACAAGCATCATTTTCTATGCAATCAATAGCTGCATTCAATCCACTTTTCACTTCTGCAGGATTGGGCCCCGCCAATATACCTATGAACTCACCCGACAAGGGTCCCGAAGCATGAGCCGCACCTGCATAGAAAGACCTTGCATATACCACTTCAACATCAGCTTTTTTCGTTGCTTCATCTACTGCCGTATAACCTACATCATCAATGGTTACGGTAAGCATCCCAATACTCCTATGTTCGGGTTTTAAATTTAATTCTTTTTTCA of the Thermovenabulum gondwanense genome contains:
- a CDS encoding acetaldehyde dehydrogenase (acetylating); its protein translation is MIKIDKDLLAIQEVRNLVAKAKEAQKILDTYPQEKIDEIVKAMSEEAAAASDWLARVAVEETDIGVYEHKVIKNLFAAKRVYEAIKDLKTVGFIKIDEVNKVCEIAEPVGVIAGLTPTTNPTSTAIFKSLISVKARNAIVFSPHPRAADCTSQAVEILHKAAVRAGAPEGILGCISTPTLEATQALMKHPDVNLILATGGSDMVKAAYSSGKPAYGVGPGNVPAYIERSANVKDAVKAIIESKTFDNGTICASEQSVICEKCIADEVKRIFIEMRGVILNPEEIYKLEKYAFRPDGSLNPAIVGKSAVSIAENAGIKVPKETKVLLAPLSGVGKQYPLSKEKLSPILAYYEVEDWKEACMLCIELLELGGMGHTMSIHSNNDEIVKKFALEKPAFRILVNQPSSFGAIGATTGLVPSLTLGCGTWGGNATSDNIGPMHLMNIKRLAYGVRSLGELKAELYGAKAIEKTEEVNPEVIKKIVEEVLKKINF
- a CDS encoding BMC domain-containing protein gives rise to the protein MENKAFGFIETYGLVPAIEATDAALKAANVKLYAFRYTTGGLVTTIITGDVGAVKAAVDTGFAAAKKIGKAISFNIIPRMDENSIVIIDGKVQNKYEYMIEEKTEVKETMKEEKKEEDEQNKEFKREENVVEDLETKEVIDNYKKEENEVVTEKEMEGLQDEKIPDDTDIRKDIKNRENTEKNEKVEKLEETDLTGITNKIKELLKNEQLKSILEQNNSIDKLSAKNLRRVAKELLGKEIRGEKVDSMRKSEILELLIKYFSKEV
- the eutL gene encoding ethanolamine utilization microcompartment protein EutL, with translation MYGFKPIKAQVLAVKLIPNVNEYMKKELNLKPEHRSIGMLTVTIDDVGYTAVDEATKKADVEVVYARSFYAGAAHASGPLSGEFIGILAGPNPAEVKSGLNAAIDCIENDACFWAADEEGQIAFYAQCISRTGSYLSKINNIPEGSPIAYLIAPPIEAMYALDAAIKAAEVKLTSFFGPPSETNFAGGHLTGSQSACKAACDAFAAAVMEVAKYPKRY